The following are encoded in a window of Sebastes umbrosus isolate fSebUmb1 chromosome 7, fSebUmb1.pri, whole genome shotgun sequence genomic DNA:
- the slitrk3a gene encoding SLIT and NTRK-like protein 3, whose protein sequence is MLWVTLLSTIALGWTTPIPMLEDSEEIDEPCFEPCYCEVKEGIFHVHCDSKGFTNVSQISQIWSRPFKLNLQRNSMRKLYFNSFLHLNNAISLNLGNNALQDIHAGAFNGLGILKRLFLHENKLEVFRNDTFLGLESLEYLQADYNVIKRIESGAFRHLHKLRVLILNDNLIPVLPNYLFRSVSLTHLDLRGNRLKTLPYKGTLEYIGRSLMEIQLEENPWNCVCEIVQLKTWLERIPYTALVGEITCEYPFHLHGKDLREIKRSELCPLLSDAEIEAKLGIPRVPFSNENTWPTKPSSMLSSFHNTASSVEYKERVVKPTKRPRPTKNPPTPRSIYPGNNQAPVAGYQTRPPIPIICPAGCTCNLHINDLGLTVNCKEKGFHNISELLPRPLNAKKLYLSGNLIQKIYRSDFWNFSSLDLLHLGNNRISYVQEGAFINLPNLKSLYLNGNDIERLTPGMFRGLQMLSYLYFEYNVIREIQPNAFSLMPNLQLVFLNDNLLRSLPNDAFAGTNLARLSLRNNYFLTMPVRGVLEHLISIVQIDLHQNPWDCSCDIIPLKQWLEKLSSVIVVGDVICKTPEFAFGKDLRSLEVEVICPELKYSSGPSPALPGGDDLTTGSSDMEEAGRRGAVPLSVLILSLLILFISAVFVAAGLFAFVLRRRKKLPFRKRSEVDLTGIQMQCRIFEDPPRQSCAGNTGTPEKPTPSMHTHTHTSHTHAHGHVYDYIPHPVTQMCNNPIYKPREGEIAEEDRAQFSEKKDNGSSSNSNYRTLLEKEREWTLALSNSQLNTIVTVNHSTADMAGFHENGGLCPTVIDSQRPTPTVGFVDCLYGTVPKLKDMHVAHAHPPGMQYPDLQQDARLKETLLFTAGKGCYPDPSQSDYLELRAKLQTKPDYLEVLEKSYRF, encoded by the coding sequence ATGCTGTGGGTTACCTTGCTGAGCACCATAGCCTTAGGATGGACCACCCCGATCCCAATGCTAGAGGACTCCGAGGAGATCGACGAGCCCTGCTTCGAGCCCTGCTACTGCGAGGTCAAAGAGGGCATCTTCCACGTCCACTGCGACAGCAAAGGATTTACAAATGTCAGCCAGATCTCCCAGATATGGAGCCGGCCGTTCAAGCTCAACCTGCAGAGGAACTCCATGAGGAAGCTTTACTTTAATAGCTTCCTCCATCTCAACAATGCCATATCCCTTAATCTGGGTAATAACGCCTTGCAAGACATCCACGCGGGAGCGTTCAATGGCTTGGGAATACTCAAGCGGCTGTTCCTGCACGAAAACAAACTGGAAGTTTTCCGGAATGACACTTTTCTGGGGTTGGAGAGTTTAGAGTATCTCCAGGCGGACTACAACGTCATCAAACGGATAGAAAGTGGTGCTTTCAGGCACCTTCACAAATTGAGAGTGCTCATACTGAATGACAATCTGATCCCTGTGCTCCCAAATTATCTTTTCCGATCTGTTTCGCTCACACATCTGGACCTGAGAGGAAACAGACTAAAGACTTTGCCGTATAAGGGCACGCTGGAGTACATTGGGAGGAGCTTAATGGAAATCCAGCTGGAGGAGAACCCctggaactgtgtgtgtgagatcgtCCAGTTAAAAACCTGGCTGGAGAGAATCCCTTATACAGCTTTGGTGGGTGAAATCACATGCGAGTACCCGTTCCACTTGCACGGGAAAGACTTGCGGGAAATCAAGCGCAGCGAGCTCTGCCCGCTGCTCTCCGATGCAGAGATCGAGGCCAAGCTGGGAATTCCCCGGGTGCCATTCAGCAATGAGAACACATGGCCTACTAAACCTTCCTCCATGCTCTCCTCCTTCCACAACACAGCCTCTTCTGTGGAATACAAGGAAAGAGTTGTCAAGCCTACCAAACGACCTCGACCCACAAAGAACCCCCCAACGCCTCGTAGCATCTACCCAGGCAACAACCAGGCCCCTGTTGCTGGCTACCAAACAAGGCCTCCCATCCCAATCATTTGTCCAGCTGGATGTACCTGCAACCTTCACATCAATGACCTGGGACTAACGGTGAACTGTAAAGAGAAAGGCTTTCACAACATCTCGGAGCTCCTGCCTCGGCCCCTCAATGCCAAGAAATTGTATCTCAGTGGGAACTTAATACAGAAAATATACCGTTCTGATTTCTGGAACTTCTCAAGTTTGGATTTACTGCATTTAGGAAATAATCGGATATCCTACGTCCAAGAGGGCGCCTTCATCAACCTGCCAAACTTGAAAAGTTTATATCTGAATGGGAATGACATTGAGAGACTCACCCCTGGGATGTTTCGGGGGCTTCAGATGTTGAGTTATCTTTACTTTGAGTATAATGTCATACGTGAGATACAGCCCAACGCTTTCTCCCTGATGCCAAACCTCCAGCTGGTTTTCCTCAATGACAACCTGCTACGCTCCCTCCCCAATGATGCTTTTGCTGGCACCAACCTTGCACGCCTCAGCCTCCGCAACAACTACTTTCTCACCATGCCTGTGCGTGGCGTTCTGGAGCATCTGATCTCCATTGTCCAGATAGATCTCCATCAAAACCCCTGGGACtgctcctgtgacatcatcccCCTCAAACAGTGGCTGGAGAAGCTCTCCTCCGTCATCGTGGTTGGAGACGTCATCTGCAAGACACCCGAGTTCGCTTTTGGGAAGGACCTGCGTTCGCTGGAGGTCGAGGTCATCTGTCCTGAGCTCAAGTATTCTTCAGGCCCCTCCCCGGCCCTGCCCGGTGGGGATGACCTCACCACGGGGAGCtctgacatggaggaggcaggCAGGAGAGGGGCTGTCCCGCTGTCTGTCCTCATCCTcagcctcctcatcctcttcatctccgCTGTGTTTGTAGCTGCCGGGCTTTTCGCCTTTGTTCTTCGTCGCAGGAAGAAGCTTCCCTTCCGGAAACGTTCCGAGGTAGATCTGACGGGGATCCAAATGCAATGCCGGATTTTTGAGGACCCACCGAGGCAGAGCTGCGCCGGCAACACCGGAACACCAGAGAAACCGACACccagtatgcacacacacactcacactagtCACACACACGCCCACGGTCACGTTTATGATTACATCCCCCATCCTGTGACTCAGATGTGTAACAACCCCATCTATAAGCCTCGagagggggagatagcagaGGAAGACAGAGCGCAGTTTTCAGAGAAGAAAGACAATGGCAGcagtagcaacagtaactacaGAACCTtgttagagaaagagagagagtggaccCTGGCCCTCTCCAACTCTCAACTCAACACCATCGTCACAGTTAACCACTCCACGGCTGACATGGCAGGGTTTCATGAGAACGGAGGGCTCTGCCCTACAGTAATTGACAGTCAGAGGCCCACGCCAACGGTGGGCTTTGTAGACTGTTTGTATGGGACAGTACCCAAACTAAAGGACATGCATGTGGCGCATGCGCACCCACCAGGCATGCAGTACCCGGATTTGCAGCAGGATGCACGGCTGAAGGAGACTTTGCTTTTCACGGCGGGGAAAGGCTGCTACCCCGACCCGTCCCAAAGCGATTACCTCGAGTTAAGGGCCAAACTTCAAACCAAGCCGGATTACCTCGAAGTCTTGGAAAAATCGTACCGGTTTTAA